One window of the Ideonella sp. WA131b genome contains the following:
- a CDS encoding enoyl-CoA hydratase, with amino-acid sequence MTASPAAGVAGLLGRPYKTIRLEWHSDLALLRVRAAVKPIQCYSLAAMTEMQRVLDDITANPGLLRHLVLTSDVPKVFNFGGDLALFVLLVRARDVDSLRLYGMKCVDMVWWLENAAALGVHTTVMAAGDTLGGGLESVLPFHRIIFEKSAQAGFPEVLFNLFPGMGAWDFTIRRAGFAVANEMILSGHLYSAEELLYRRLIDLVAPDGEGEQAIDRVVREVDPRHRGTLAALRAQRMAAPVRRESLVAIVDQWAESAMGLTDRDLRLMERLARAQVRKAGGGDEGAVEEIKRLELEMAWGGERRSGIERRATPPEVDRRVRT; translated from the coding sequence ATGACCGCATCCCCTGCCGCCGGCGTTGCCGGGCTGCTCGGCCGGCCCTACAAGACCATCCGACTGGAGTGGCACTCCGACCTGGCCCTGCTGCGCGTGCGCGCAGCGGTCAAGCCCATCCAGTGCTACAGCCTGGCCGCGATGACCGAGATGCAGCGGGTACTCGACGACATCACCGCCAATCCCGGGCTGCTGCGCCACCTGGTCCTGACCTCCGACGTGCCCAAGGTCTTCAACTTCGGCGGTGACCTTGCGCTGTTCGTGTTGCTGGTGCGCGCACGCGACGTCGACTCGCTGCGCCTCTATGGCATGAAGTGCGTCGACATGGTGTGGTGGCTCGAGAACGCGGCTGCCCTGGGCGTGCACACCACCGTGATGGCCGCCGGCGACACACTCGGCGGCGGCCTGGAGAGCGTGCTGCCCTTCCACCGCATCATCTTCGAGAAGAGCGCACAGGCCGGTTTTCCGGAGGTGCTCTTCAACCTGTTCCCGGGCATGGGGGCTTGGGACTTCACGATCCGGCGCGCCGGCTTCGCGGTGGCCAACGAGATGATCCTTTCGGGCCATCTGTACAGCGCGGAGGAACTCCTGTATCGACGTCTGATCGACCTGGTGGCCCCCGACGGCGAGGGCGAGCAGGCCATCGACCGGGTGGTGCGCGAGGTCGACCCGCGCCACCGCGGCACGCTTGCCGCGCTGCGTGCTCAGCGCATGGCAGCGCCTGTCCGGCGAGAGTCGCTGGTGGCCATCGTCGACCAGTGGGCCGAAAGTGCGATGGGCCTGACCGACCGCGATCTGCGCCTGATGGAGCGGCTGGCGCGCGCCCAGGTGCGCAAGGCCGGCGGCGGCGACGAAGGCGCTGTCGAGGAGATCAAACGCCTGGAGCTCGAGATGGCCTGGGGCGGGGAGCGCCGCAGCGGCATCGAACGACGTGCCACGCCGCCTGAAGTGGACCGTCGCGTGCGCACCTGA
- a CDS encoding CBS domain-containing protein: protein MKTVAELLKSRDGTLWHARPEDSVYTALELLAAHDVGALVVMDGPRLVGVVSERDYTRKVALQGRNSRTTRVDEIMTRQVFTVRPETRTQVCMALLSEKKIRHLPVVDGGTVLGMISIRDIMDDLIADREETIAQLESYIHS from the coding sequence ATGAAGACGGTGGCCGAACTGCTGAAGTCCCGTGACGGCACGCTGTGGCACGCGCGCCCCGAAGACTCCGTCTACACCGCGCTGGAATTGCTGGCCGCGCACGACGTCGGTGCACTGGTGGTGATGGACGGCCCGCGCCTGGTTGGCGTGGTCAGCGAGCGTGACTACACACGCAAGGTGGCGCTGCAGGGGCGCAACTCCCGGACCACCCGGGTGGACGAGATCATGACCCGCCAGGTGTTCACCGTGCGACCGGAGACGCGCACCCAAGTCTGCATGGCGCTGCTGAGCGAGAAGAAGATCCGCCACCTGCCGGTGGTCGACGGCGGCACGGTCCTGGGCATGATCTCCATCCGCGACATCATGGACGACCTGATCGCCGACCGCGAAGAAACGATCGCGCAGCTCGAGAGCTACATCCACTCCTGA
- a CDS encoding IS1634 family transposase has product MASRTGTAHVVTTKRAYKDKVYCTHLLRRSYRENGKVKNETLGNLSHLPDALIDIIRRSLQGETFVPASQAFEVVRSRAHGHVQAVAVAMQRLGLASVVASQPSRERDLVLAMVASRIVQPDTKLATSRRWHCSTLAEDFGVVEATENDLYAAMDWLLARQDAIEKKLAARHLREDALVLYDLSSSYFEGSTCPLAKRGYSRDGRPGTLQVNYGLLTDARGCPVAVSVFEGNTSDSLTFLPAVRRVRERFGLAQVVMVGDRGMVSQKAIDDLRGQGGIDWITALKSVSIRSLVEQGHLQLGLFDQRNLAEITSPDYPGERLVACRNDALAKLRAHKRESLLQSTEALLAVIKASVDAGRLTGQDKIGVQVGKIINRHKVAKHFELSIGEATLAWARRQDAINAEAALDGLYVIRTSLDAKRMGAPDCVRSYKALSNVERAFRSLKTVDLKVRPIHHRLADRVRAHILLCMLAFYVEWHMREAWRELMFADTDQAAKATRDPVAPAKRSASAQRKAASKSLDDAQPAHSFATLMAEMATLVRNTCRTSGAGADAPTFEVLTTATAHQQRAMALIQAIQP; this is encoded by the coding sequence ATGGCATCTCGCACCGGAACCGCACACGTCGTCACCACCAAGCGGGCGTACAAGGACAAGGTCTACTGCACCCACCTGCTGCGCCGCAGCTACCGCGAAAACGGCAAGGTCAAGAACGAGACCCTGGGTAACCTGTCGCATCTGCCCGATGCGCTGATCGACATCATCCGGCGCTCGCTGCAAGGCGAGACCTTCGTTCCCGCCTCCCAGGCCTTCGAGGTCGTGCGCTCGCGCGCCCATGGCCACGTGCAGGCCGTCGCTGTGGCCATGCAGCGCCTGGGGCTGGCCTCGGTTGTCGCGTCGCAGCCCAGCCGTGAACGCGACTTGGTGCTGGCCATGGTGGCCTCGCGCATCGTGCAGCCCGACACCAAGCTGGCTACCTCCCGGCGTTGGCACTGCTCGACCCTGGCCGAGGACTTCGGCGTTGTTGAGGCCACCGAGAACGATCTGTATGCCGCCATGGATTGGTTGCTGGCCCGCCAAGACGCCATCGAGAAGAAGCTCGCCGCGCGCCACCTGCGCGAGGATGCCTTGGTGCTGTATGACCTGTCGTCGAGCTACTTCGAGGGCAGCACCTGCCCGTTGGCCAAGCGGGGCTACAGCCGAGATGGCCGGCCCGGCACGCTGCAGGTCAACTACGGCTTGCTTACCGATGCGCGTGGCTGCCCTGTGGCGGTCTCGGTGTTCGAGGGCAATACGTCGGACAGCCTGACCTTCCTGCCCGCCGTGCGGCGTGTGCGCGAGCGCTTCGGTCTGGCGCAGGTGGTGATGGTGGGCGACCGCGGCATGGTGTCGCAAAAGGCTATTGACGATCTTCGCGGCCAAGGCGGGATCGACTGGATCACGGCGCTCAAGAGCGTCTCGATCCGCTCGCTGGTCGAGCAGGGCCATTTGCAACTTGGCTTGTTCGATCAGCGCAATCTGGCCGAGATCACCTCGCCTGACTATCCCGGCGAGCGCCTGGTGGCCTGCCGCAACGACGCCTTGGCCAAGCTGAGGGCGCACAAGCGTGAGAGCCTGCTGCAGTCCACCGAGGCCTTGCTGGCCGTGATCAAGGCCAGCGTGGATGCGGGCCGACTCACCGGGCAGGACAAGATCGGCGTGCAGGTGGGCAAGATCATCAACCGCCACAAGGTGGCCAAGCACTTCGAGCTGAGCATCGGTGAGGCAACACTCGCCTGGGCGAGAAGGCAAGACGCCATCAACGCCGAGGCGGCGCTGGACGGCCTGTACGTCATTCGAACCTCGCTGGACGCCAAGCGCATGGGCGCACCGGATTGCGTGCGCAGCTACAAAGCCCTGTCCAACGTGGAGCGCGCGTTCCGATCACTGAAGACGGTGGACCTGAAGGTGCGGCCCATCCATCACCGCTTGGCTGACCGGGTGCGCGCGCACATCCTGTTGTGCATGCTGGCGTTCTACGTCGAGTGGCACATGCGCGAGGCCTGGCGCGAGCTGATGTTCGCCGATACCGACCAAGCCGCCAAAGCCACGCGCGATCCAGTAGCGCCAGCCAAACGCTCGGCCTCGGCGCAGCGCAAGGCCGCATCGAAGTCGCTCGACGACGCGCAGCCTGCGCACAGCTTCGCCACCCTGATGGCGGAGATGGCCACTCTCGTGCGCAACACCTGCCGCACATCCGGTGCTGGCGCCGATGCGCCGACCTTCGAGGTGCTCACCACCGCCACGGCACACCAACAGCGCGCCATGGCGCTCATACAGGCCATCCAGCCGTAG
- a CDS encoding type III pantothenate kinase, giving the protein MFLAIDCGNTRLKWALFATPRPGAEPLHQGAVFLETIDELAERQWKPLPPPQAMLGCIVAGDHVRRRVEEQMELWDLEPHWVVAKPEEAGLINGYDHPARLGADRWVALAGARWHLQLRGPARPALVVMVGTCVTVDALDASGRFLGGLILPGFGLMQRALEMGTAGLKVPTGEVVEFPTNTSDALMSGGSNAMAGAIERQARRLRERTGAEPLLLMTGGAAQKLSGITDLHFEVVDSLIFDGLLMLHQHRCGG; this is encoded by the coding sequence ATGTTCCTGGCCATCGACTGCGGCAACACGCGCCTGAAGTGGGCGTTGTTCGCCACGCCGCGCCCGGGTGCCGAGCCTTTGCACCAGGGGGCGGTGTTCCTGGAGACGATCGACGAACTGGCCGAACGCCAATGGAAGCCGCTGCCGCCACCGCAGGCCATGCTGGGCTGCATCGTTGCCGGCGACCACGTCCGCCGCCGCGTCGAGGAACAGATGGAGCTCTGGGACCTGGAGCCTCACTGGGTGGTTGCCAAGCCCGAGGAGGCTGGCCTCATCAACGGCTACGACCACCCGGCCCGGCTGGGCGCCGACCGCTGGGTGGCGCTGGCTGGCGCGCGCTGGCACCTGCAGCTGCGCGGGCCGGCGCGGCCGGCGCTGGTGGTGATGGTGGGGACCTGCGTCACGGTGGACGCGCTCGACGCCTCGGGCCGCTTTCTTGGTGGGCTCATCCTGCCCGGCTTCGGCCTGATGCAGCGCGCGCTCGAGATGGGCACCGCGGGCCTGAAGGTGCCTACGGGCGAGGTCGTGGAATTCCCGACCAACACCTCGGATGCGCTGATGAGCGGCGGCAGCAACGCCATGGCCGGTGCCATCGAGCGTCAGGCGCGGCGCCTGCGGGAGCGCACGGGGGCTGAGCCGCTGCTGCTGATGACCGGCGGAGCCGCGCAGAAGCTCTCGGGCATCACCGATCTGCACTTCGAGGTCGTCGACAGCCTGATATTCGACGGGCTGCTGATGCTGCACCAGCACCGCTGCGGCGGCTGA
- a CDS encoding AMP-binding protein has protein sequence MPSAHVDRYVIDRLPPPHALPRFVFDGPSLQFPPQINVAQALLMRHRGTAQGARPCVFGTAPDGTPIAWTYDELADRAARIAHVLVRQLALVPGERVLLRGANSPMLAASWFGVAMAGGIAVGTMPLLRARELAGLIDKARIRLALCDARLQDELRAALPLCPTLQALRCFNTGDLEAEMAAAPSTAEAVDTAADDPVLIAFTSGTTGQPKAAVHGHRDLLAAAACWPVHVLRAGADDRAIGSPPLAFTFGLGGLLVFPLAALGSTVLVERATPDALPAAIAKHRATVCYTSPTAYRAMAPQLQGHDLASLRQCVSAGEALPAATRTLWRQASGLEIIDGIGSTEMFHIFISARADQARGGATGYPVPGYEAAILDDAGQPLPPGQVGRLAVRGPTGCRYLDDARQASYVQGGWNLTGDAYLVDPADGQYVYQARTDDMIISGGYNIAGPEVEAALLLHPAVAECGVVGKPDEARGMIVAAFIVLKPGHTADAALAVVLQDFVKQTIAPYKYPRELQFRSSLPRTETGKLQRFRLQQEAAGLGPLRALPLQG, from the coding sequence ATGCCCAGCGCCCACGTCGACCGCTACGTCATCGATCGTTTGCCGCCGCCGCACGCGTTGCCGCGTTTCGTGTTCGACGGCCCGTCGCTGCAGTTCCCGCCGCAGATCAACGTGGCGCAGGCGCTGCTGATGCGTCACCGCGGCACGGCGCAGGGCGCGCGGCCCTGTGTCTTCGGCACCGCGCCCGACGGCACGCCGATCGCCTGGACCTACGACGAGCTCGCCGACCGCGCCGCGCGCATCGCCCACGTGCTGGTGCGGCAGCTGGCCCTGGTGCCGGGCGAGCGTGTGCTGCTGCGCGGCGCCAACAGCCCGATGCTGGCGGCCAGCTGGTTCGGCGTCGCGATGGCCGGCGGCATCGCGGTGGGAACGATGCCGCTCCTGCGCGCCCGTGAGCTCGCCGGTCTCATCGACAAAGCCCGCATCCGCCTGGCGCTGTGCGATGCACGCCTGCAGGACGAGCTGCGCGCCGCGCTGCCGCTGTGCCCCACGCTGCAGGCGCTGCGCTGCTTCAACACCGGCGACCTCGAGGCCGAGATGGCTGCCGCCCCCAGCACCGCCGAGGCCGTGGACACCGCGGCCGACGACCCGGTGCTGATCGCCTTCACCTCCGGCACCACCGGCCAGCCCAAGGCGGCGGTGCACGGCCACCGTGATCTGCTGGCCGCCGCCGCCTGCTGGCCGGTGCACGTGCTGCGCGCCGGTGCCGACGACCGCGCCATCGGCAGCCCGCCGCTGGCCTTCACGTTCGGGCTCGGCGGGCTGCTGGTGTTTCCGCTGGCCGCGCTCGGCAGCACGGTGTTGGTGGAGAGGGCCACGCCGGATGCGCTGCCGGCGGCCATCGCCAAGCACCGCGCCACCGTGTGCTACACCTCGCCCACGGCCTACCGCGCGATGGCGCCGCAACTCCAGGGGCACGACCTCGCCAGCCTGCGCCAGTGCGTCAGTGCCGGCGAGGCGTTGCCCGCGGCCACCCGCACGCTTTGGCGGCAGGCCAGCGGCCTGGAGATCATCGACGGCATCGGCTCCACCGAGATGTTCCACATCTTCATTTCGGCGCGCGCCGACCAAGCCCGCGGCGGCGCCACCGGCTACCCGGTGCCCGGCTACGAGGCCGCCATCCTCGACGACGCCGGCCAGCCTCTGCCGCCCGGCCAGGTGGGGCGTCTGGCGGTGCGTGGGCCAACGGGCTGCCGCTACCTCGACGACGCCCGTCAGGCCAGCTACGTGCAAGGCGGCTGGAACCTCACCGGCGATGCCTACCTCGTGGACCCCGCCGACGGCCAGTACGTCTACCAGGCGCGCACCGACGACATGATCATCTCCGGCGGCTACAACATCGCCGGCCCCGAGGTCGAGGCGGCGCTGCTGCTGCACCCGGCGGTGGCCGAGTGCGGCGTGGTGGGCAAGCCCGACGAGGCTCGCGGCATGATCGTTGCGGCCTTCATCGTCCTCAAGCCCGGCCACACGGCCGATGCCGCCCTGGCTGTGGTGCTGCAGGACTTCGTCAAGCAGACGATCGCGCCCTACAAGTACCCGCGCGAGCTGCAGTTTCGCAGCAGTCTGCCCCGAACCGAAACGGGCAAGCTGCAGCGCTTCCGGCTCCAGCAGGAGGCGGCGGGTTTGGGCCCCTTGCGCGCGCTGCCGCTCCAGGGCTAG
- a CDS encoding response regulator, protein MIEQAGRDEVGIAIEREVLQVALRNSERSVVLLMAAVLFIAWLGWHVDRPSVALLVLVLGSAVSAWRWRLSAGWSARAEHPPQDIVVVIRQLEANALGVGVMWGVVTVFVYPLLEGPLASTYVVAMTGSVAVAALFLAMAGRAFKILLACQVLTLSLVSLFVPSVQSMPMAVLAVLTGVTLLRATREFREVTLASLRDRQTAEHTRRSLERAVEEARAADAAKSQFLATMSHEIRTPMNGVLGAMDLLRETPLDGRQRRLVRTASQSGESLMEILNDVLDHSKIEAGKLVLVPSPTSLHSVAMSAAALFRTRAETKGLALTLQIDAEVPDGVITDGPRLKQVLLNLLSNAVKFTERGGITLKLAPQAREPNAVRVRFDVQDSGVGIPAAELDRVFLPFTQFGGTRSRLSGGTGLGLSISQRIIEALGGRIEVSSRVGGGSSFWFTLFLPLAPEAPPGPADSDFAALDGQDRLEGVVMLVEDNEVNRLIGTEMLRSFGLDVKVAHDGQQALQLLEQHRVDLVLMDIGMPLLDGHEATRQLRKREQRLKLPRVPVVALTAFAFESDAAKALDAGMDAHLAKPYSRERLRGIVQRWL, encoded by the coding sequence ATGATCGAACAAGCTGGGCGTGACGAGGTTGGCATTGCGATAGAGCGCGAAGTGCTGCAGGTGGCCTTGCGGAACTCCGAACGGTCTGTCGTCCTGCTGATGGCCGCAGTGCTCTTCATCGCCTGGCTGGGCTGGCACGTCGACCGGCCCTCGGTGGCGCTGCTGGTGCTGGTGCTGGGCAGCGCAGTCTCTGCGTGGCGGTGGCGCCTCTCGGCAGGCTGGAGCGCCAGGGCCGAGCATCCACCCCAGGACATCGTCGTGGTGATCCGCCAGCTTGAGGCCAACGCGCTGGGCGTGGGGGTGATGTGGGGCGTTGTGACGGTGTTCGTGTATCCGCTGCTGGAGGGTCCGCTGGCCTCGACCTACGTCGTTGCGATGACCGGCTCGGTGGCCGTGGCTGCGCTGTTCCTGGCAATGGCCGGACGTGCGTTCAAGATCCTGCTGGCCTGCCAGGTCTTGACACTGTCGCTGGTGTCGCTGTTCGTGCCGTCGGTGCAGTCGATGCCGATGGCGGTGTTGGCGGTGTTGACGGGGGTGACGCTGCTGCGCGCCACGCGCGAGTTCCGCGAGGTCACCCTGGCTTCGCTGCGCGACCGCCAGACTGCCGAGCACACGCGCCGCTCGCTGGAGCGGGCCGTCGAAGAGGCGCGCGCCGCCGATGCCGCCAAGAGTCAGTTCCTGGCCACGATGAGCCACGAGATCCGCACGCCGATGAACGGGGTCCTTGGGGCCATGGATCTGCTGCGCGAGACGCCTCTGGACGGCCGCCAGCGGCGGCTGGTGCGCACCGCCTCACAGTCGGGCGAGTCGCTGATGGAGATCCTTAACGACGTCCTGGACCACTCCAAGATCGAGGCCGGGAAACTGGTGCTGGTGCCGTCGCCGACCTCCTTGCACTCGGTGGCGATGTCGGCTGCGGCGCTGTTCCGTACCCGTGCCGAGACCAAGGGCCTGGCCCTGACCCTGCAGATCGACGCTGAGGTGCCCGACGGCGTCATCACCGACGGTCCCCGCCTGAAGCAGGTGCTGCTCAACCTGCTGAGCAACGCCGTCAAGTTCACCGAGCGGGGCGGCATCACGCTGAAGCTGGCCCCGCAGGCGCGCGAGCCGAATGCCGTGCGCGTGCGTTTCGATGTGCAGGACAGCGGCGTGGGCATTCCGGCGGCCGAGCTCGACCGTGTGTTCCTGCCCTTCACGCAGTTTGGTGGCACGCGCTCTCGACTGTCGGGAGGCACCGGGCTCGGGCTGTCGATCAGCCAGCGCATCATCGAGGCCCTGGGCGGCCGCATCGAGGTGAGCAGCCGCGTCGGCGGAGGATCGAGCTTCTGGTTCACGCTGTTCCTGCCCTTGGCGCCGGAGGCGCCGCCAGGGCCCGCCGACAGCGACTTCGCGGCACTTGACGGCCAGGACCGTCTGGAGGGCGTGGTGATGCTGGTGGAAGACAACGAGGTCAACCGCCTCATCGGCACCGAGATGCTGCGCAGCTTTGGCCTCGACGTGAAGGTGGCCCACGACGGACAGCAGGCGCTTCAGCTGCTGGAACAGCACCGGGTCGATCTGGTGTTGATGGACATCGGCATGCCGTTGCTCGACGGCCACGAGGCAACCCGTCAGCTGCGCAAGCGCGAACAGCGCCTGAAGCTGCCGCGTGTGCCGGTGGTGGCCCTGACCGCTTTTGCGTTCGAGAGTGACGCCGCGAAGGCGCTGGACGCCGGCATGGATGCCCACTTGGCCAAGCCGTACTCGCGCGAGCGGCTGAGGGGGATCGTGCAGCGCTGGCTCTGA
- a CDS encoding cobalamin-dependent protein (Presence of a B(12) (cobalamin)-binding domain implies dependence on cobalamin itself, in one of its several forms, or in some unusual lineages, dependence on a cobalamin-like analog.): MSELSADFKALAAYRPAHKVRFVTAASLFDGHDAAINIMRRLLQSMGAEVIHLGHNRSVDEVVTAALQEDVQGIAISSYQGGHVEYFKYMVELLRERGGGHIQVFGGGGGVIVPAEIRELHASGVARIYSPEDGQRMGLQGMIGEMLMRCDVDLSTHAPADASALQGHTPGAWRALSQAITALENGRAPAGLKASLESAAKAAAGSVPVLGITGTGGAGKSSLTDELIRRLRLDQDDALRIAVISIDPSRRKSGGALLGDRIRMNAIGPWHGPAGLDGLSDPGPRVFMRSLATRDFGSEISQALPDVLAACKAAGFDLIVVETSGIGQGDAAIVPLVDVPMYVMTPEFGAASQLEKIDMLDFAEFVAINKFDRKGALDALRDVAKQVQRNREAWTARPEDMPVFGTMASRFNDDGVTALYQALKPRLAELGLPLDDGRLPQVATRHSTRERPIVPPARVRYLADITDTVRGYKRRAQRQAELAREVQQLRESSRMLAEANPEKHRARDALADLASQREAQLDASSRQLLAQWPAMQQAYAGDEYVVKIRGQEIRTGLVHTTLSGSKIRKVALPRYGCHGELLKWLLLENVPGSYPYTAGVFAFKREGEDPTRMFAGEGDAFRTNLRFKVVSEGMPAKRLSTAFDSVTLYGHDPDPRPDIYGKVGNSGVSIATLDDMKVLYSGFDLTAPNTSVSMTINGPAPTILAMFMNTAIDQNLEKFRSDNGREPTSDEAAKVREWTLAHVRGTVQADILKEDQGQNTCIFSTEFSLKVMGDIAEYFVHHDVRNFYSVSISGYHIAEAGANPISQLAFTLSNGFTFVEAYLARGMHIDDFAPNLSFFFSNGMDPEYTVLGRVARRIWAVAMKERYGANERSCKLKYHIQTSGRSLHAQEIAFNDIRTTLQALIAVYDNCNSLHTNAFDEAITTPTEDSVRRAMAIQLIINREWGLAKNENPNQGAFVIDELTELVEEAVLAEFEKIAERGGVLGAMETGYQRGKIQEESMHYEMLKHTGEHPIIGVNTFRSPKGDPMPEHIELARSTEAEKQSQLARLADFHDCHRTEAPAMLRRLRQAVIEDRNVFDELMAAVRVCSLGQITNALFEVGGQYRRSL, translated from the coding sequence ATGAGCGAGCTCTCTGCCGACTTCAAGGCCCTGGCAGCCTACCGCCCCGCCCACAAGGTGCGCTTCGTCACCGCAGCGAGCCTCTTCGACGGTCACGATGCCGCCATCAACATCATGCGGCGACTGCTGCAGAGCATGGGGGCCGAGGTCATCCACCTCGGGCACAACCGCAGCGTCGACGAGGTCGTCACCGCCGCGCTGCAGGAAGACGTGCAGGGCATCGCCATCAGCAGCTACCAGGGCGGCCACGTCGAGTACTTCAAGTACATGGTCGAGTTGCTGCGCGAGCGCGGCGGCGGCCACATCCAGGTGTTCGGCGGCGGCGGCGGCGTCATCGTGCCAGCCGAGATCCGCGAGCTGCACGCCAGTGGGGTGGCCCGCATCTACAGCCCTGAAGACGGCCAGCGCATGGGACTGCAGGGGATGATCGGCGAGATGCTGATGCGCTGCGACGTCGATCTCTCGACGCACGCGCCGGCCGACGCCTCGGCGCTGCAGGGCCATACGCCCGGCGCCTGGCGCGCGCTGTCGCAAGCCATCACGGCCCTGGAGAACGGGCGCGCGCCGGCGGGGCTCAAGGCCTCGCTCGAGTCGGCGGCGAAGGCCGCTGCGGGATCGGTTCCCGTGCTGGGCATCACCGGCACCGGTGGCGCCGGCAAGAGCAGTCTCACCGACGAACTCATCCGCCGTTTGCGGCTGGATCAGGACGACGCGCTTCGCATCGCCGTCATCAGCATCGACCCCAGCCGTCGCAAGAGCGGCGGCGCGCTGCTGGGCGACCGCATCCGCATGAACGCCATCGGGCCGTGGCACGGACCGGCCGGCCTGGACGGCCTTTCGGATCCCGGCCCGCGCGTCTTCATGCGCAGTCTGGCCACGCGCGACTTCGGCAGCGAGATCAGCCAGGCGCTGCCCGACGTACTGGCCGCCTGCAAGGCGGCGGGCTTCGACCTGATCGTGGTCGAGACCTCCGGCATCGGCCAGGGCGACGCCGCCATCGTGCCGCTGGTGGACGTGCCGATGTACGTGATGACGCCGGAGTTCGGCGCCGCCAGCCAGCTCGAGAAGATCGACATGCTCGACTTCGCCGAGTTCGTAGCCATCAACAAGTTCGACCGCAAGGGCGCTCTCGACGCCCTGCGCGACGTGGCCAAGCAGGTGCAGCGCAACCGCGAGGCGTGGACAGCCAGGCCCGAGGACATGCCGGTGTTCGGCACCATGGCCAGCCGCTTCAATGACGACGGCGTGACGGCGTTGTACCAGGCGCTCAAGCCGCGGCTGGCGGAACTGGGCCTGCCGCTGGACGACGGGCGGCTGCCCCAGGTGGCCACGCGACACAGCACCCGGGAGCGGCCCATCGTGCCGCCGGCGCGCGTGCGCTACCTGGCCGACATCACCGACACCGTGCGCGGCTACAAGCGGCGTGCCCAGCGCCAGGCCGAGCTGGCGCGCGAGGTGCAGCAGTTGCGCGAGAGCAGCCGCATGCTGGCCGAGGCAAACCCCGAGAAGCATCGCGCGCGCGACGCGCTCGCCGACCTGGCCAGCCAGCGTGAGGCGCAACTCGACGCCTCGTCGCGCCAACTGCTGGCGCAATGGCCGGCCATGCAGCAGGCCTATGCCGGCGACGAATACGTGGTGAAGATCCGCGGCCAGGAGATCCGCACCGGTCTCGTGCACACCACGCTGAGCGGCAGCAAGATCCGCAAGGTCGCGCTGCCGCGCTACGGGTGTCACGGCGAGCTGCTGAAGTGGCTGCTGCTGGAGAACGTACCCGGCAGTTATCCGTATACCGCTGGCGTCTTTGCCTTCAAGCGCGAGGGCGAGGACCCCACGCGCATGTTTGCCGGCGAAGGCGACGCCTTCCGCACCAACCTCCGCTTCAAGGTGGTCAGCGAGGGCATGCCGGCCAAGCGCCTGAGCACGGCCTTCGACAGTGTCACGCTGTACGGCCACGACCCTGACCCGAGGCCCGACATCTACGGCAAGGTGGGCAACTCGGGCGTGAGCATCGCCACGCTTGACGACATGAAGGTGCTGTACTCGGGCTTCGACCTGACGGCGCCGAACACCAGCGTGAGCATGACGATCAACGGCCCGGCGCCGACGATCCTGGCGATGTTCATGAACACCGCGATCGACCAGAACCTCGAGAAGTTCCGCAGCGATAACGGCCGCGAGCCCACCTCGGATGAGGCGGCCAAGGTGCGCGAGTGGACGCTGGCCCACGTGCGGGGCACCGTGCAGGCCGACATCCTGAAGGAGGACCAGGGCCAGAACACCTGCATCTTCAGCACCGAGTTCAGCCTGAAGGTGATGGGCGACATCGCCGAGTACTTCGTGCACCACGACGTGCGCAACTTCTACTCGGTGAGCATCAGCGGCTACCACATCGCCGAGGCCGGGGCCAACCCGATCAGCCAGCTGGCCTTCACGCTGAGCAACGGCTTCACGTTCGTGGAGGCCTATCTCGCGCGCGGCATGCACATCGACGACTTCGCGCCCAACCTGAGCTTCTTCTTCAGCAACGGCATGGACCCGGAGTACACGGTGCTCGGCCGCGTGGCGCGCCGCATCTGGGCGGTGGCCATGAAGGAGCGCTACGGTGCCAACGAGCGCAGCTGCAAGCTCAAGTACCACATCCAGACCAGCGGCCGCTCGCTGCACGCGCAGGAGATCGCCTTCAACGACATCCGCACCACGCTGCAGGCGCTGATCGCGGTGTACGACAACTGCAACTCCCTGCACACCAACGCGTTTGATGAGGCGATCACCACGCCCACCGAGGACAGCGTGCGCCGCGCGATGGCGATCCAGCTGATCATCAACCGCGAGTGGGGCCTGGCGAAGAACGAGAACCCCAACCAGGGTGCCTTCGTCATCGACGAGCTCACTGAGCTGGTGGAGGAGGCCGTGCTGGCCGAGTTCGAGAAGATCGCCGAGCGCGGCGGCGTGCTCGGGGCGATGGAGACGGGCTACCAGCGTGGAAAGATCCAGGAAGAGTCGATGCACTACGAGATGCTCAAGCACACCGGGGAGCATCCGATCATCGGGGTGAACACCTTCCGCAGTCCCAAGGGCGACCCCATGCCCGAGCACATCGAGCTGGCCCGCAGCACCGAGGCCGAGAAGCAGAGCCAGCTGGCCCGCCTGGCCGATTTCCATGACTGCCATCGGACCGAAGCGCCGGCCATGCTGCGTCGCCTGCGGCAGGCCGTGATCGAGGACCGCAACGTGTTCGATGAGCTCATGGCCGCTGTCCGGGTGTGCAGCCTTGGGCAGATCACGAATGCCCTGTTCGAGGTGGGTGGGCAGTACCGGCGCAGCCTTTAG